GCTCGGGGATCGCGATGATGCGTCCGTCGGCAAACGCGTCGTAGCGGGCGTCGCTGGCGAGGTCGAAGGTATTGTCGCCCATGGCCAGCGCTTCGATGTACGCCTGGAGACCCTGCTGGTCGGAGATGCCGACGCGGGTGAAGGTGTAGTCCTGCGACAGGTAGCTGAACGCGCCGCTGTTGAAGATCTGGTCGCCGCCGTTGGCGAGGAAGTCGGCGGTGGCGATGTCGAAGGTTTCGGTGCTGACGACGACGCCGTCCTGGACGACGACTGTGCCGTTGACGATCAGGCTGACGATGCGGGCACCGTCTTCGCGAAGGACACCGTCGCCGTCGACATCGAGGTCGTCGACCTCCAGCGGCTGGGCCGTGATGTCGTAGACAACCTCGACGCCCTCGCTGACGTGCAGGAATCGCCCCGTCCCGTCACCGCCGAAACGGTCCGCCTCGACGCCGGGACCCGGGTCGGTGTCGACTGTGCGGCTGTACGCGTTCTCGAAGATCAGCTTCAGGTCATCGGCTGTGACGCCCTCGACGATCGAGACGATGTTGCCGAACGGCGAGACGTCGAACGTCGTGGCCAGCGAAACATCGAACGGCCCGACGCCCGTCGGCGTGCCGATGTCGTCGCGAATGCCGCCGCCGTTGACGACGGCCAGGTCCGGAACGGGCAGGTTGAAGCTGCCGACGTTGGCCTCGGCAGCAGCGAAGTACGCGTCGGCGACGAGGTTGCCCAGGCCCGCCTCCTCGGCGCGAATGACGTCGCGATCACCGTTGCCCGCCAGGAACTGGCTCGACGTCGCGATGACCGTCGACTCCAAACCAGCGACGAAGCTGTCGACCGGGTTGACGACGCTCGCGAGCAGCCCGGCATCGGCGACGGCGGTGCCGTCGTTGATCTGCGGGTTGCTGGAGGCGTCGACGCCGAGGAGGTCACCGTTGGCGTCGAAGTCGAGCGTGACCCGGCCGAGGTAGCCGTAGTTCGGACCACCCGCGACGACGGGCACCATGTTGCCGCCGGCGTCCATGGCGGTCAGGTTCGGATATGCCGACTGGTCGACCGAGTCTCCGCCGAGCAGGCCGGTGTCGGCGACGCTGATCGGGGCCGTCGGCCCGTAGACGGTGGTCGGCGACGGTGCGCCGAGGTTCGCCAGGATCTCGTCGCCGCCGCCGGCGATCACGAGGTCAATACCCGCATTGAGCTGCGGCAAGAGTGCAAGGTCGGTGCCGATGCCCTGAAGGTGGCTGACGAGGACGATGTTGTCGACGTTCTGAGCCTGCAGCGCCGCGATCTCGGCGTTGACGGCGGCGGCGACGGGATTGACCTGCACGCCGCCCGTGCTGGTGATGAACGGCAGGTTCTCCGTCGACGCGCCGATGATGCCGACGCTCTTGTTGCCCGCCGCCGTGGCGACGTTGACGATCGTGCTCGCGCCGATGTCGGATCGGCCGGCCAGTGCGGTTTCGCCCGAGAAGTCGAGGTTGGCCGAGAGGTACGGGACGGTCGTCGCGTCGAGGAAGTTGGCGAACGTCTTTGGACCCGCGTCGAACTCGTGGTTGCCGATGGCGGCCGCGTCGTAGCCGATGGCGTTGAGAGCGAGTGCGTCGTAGAAGACGCCGTCGTTGACGCTGGCCTGGAACTCGGGGCTCGGGATGATGCTGTCGCCCGCGTAGAGCGTCACCACGCCGTGCCCGACGCCCTGGTAGAAGCTGCGTGTCTCGTCGACGATGGTCTTGAACTGGGCGACGTTGCCGCGGTTGGCATCGCCCAGGACGGAGGACTCGCCGTCGTTGTTGTGCAGGACGGTGAGGCTGTACTGGGCGGAAGCGCTGGCGGTCAGGCCTGCGACGGCAAGGGCCGCAGCGGCGGCGAGCTTGGAGCGACTGTGCATGGGTGGATTCTCCCGGTGATTGATTCGAAACCGGGCCGAACGACGGCCCGGGTGCGGGAGTATCCAGACGGCCCCGTTCAGAACGCGTGGGGCCGCCGTTAGGCGTGGGTGAAGTTTCGGCTAAGGCGTGTCGAAGAAGCCCGGTCCGTCATCCCGAGCGCAGCCGAGGGACCTCGCATGCGGTCCGTGACGCGGGTCAGACGAGGTCCTTCGACTCGCTCTGCTCGCTCAGGATGACGGAGCACAGGCGCTCTCGTCGTGCTGAAGTACGACCTACGACCGGATGTCCTTGAGCACCTTCCGCGCGGGCAGCGCCCAGAGGACGCAGACGATGCCCGAGCCGACGAGGAAGCGGATGCCGTCGGACTCGAACAGCGTTGTCGTCAGGGCGAACGTGCCGAAGCCGCTGACGGCGGCGAGCAGAGCGAAGCCTGCGTCCATTCGGAAGGGCGACACCGCAACGGGCAGGCGAGCCGAGCCGACGAGGCTCGCGCCGTAGCGGCCGACGTCGGCAATTGCGATTGCGACGGCCGCGCCGACCAGGCCGTAGCCCAGCGGACCGGCCGCGAGCGGGACGCCGATGAAGAGCAGCACGACCTTCGCACCCGTACTGAATGCCGTCCATCTCGGCTGGCCCTGGGCGAGCATCGCCGAGCCGTTGGCGGCCTCGAGCAAGTGGAACCACCCCGCGATCGCCAGCCACTGCACGATCATCCCGGCCTCGGCGTAGTCGGCCGGGTACGCCACGCGCACCAGCGCCGGGCCGGCGGCGAACATGCCCGCCGCTGCGAAACCGCCGAGCGTCAGGACGATCCGTCGGACACGCATGAACGCGTTCGTGAACGACTCGCGCGATTCGGGCGAGGGCGACGCCGGATCGATCCCCGCGGCCACGCGCGACAGCGCCGGGAACACCACCCGCTGGCTCAGCGAGAGCAGCGCGATCGTCGGCAGCGTCGCCAGCATCAACGCGATCTGGTAGACGCCGACGTCATCTAGCGTCACCAGCTTCGGCAGCACCAGCCGGTCCAGGCTGCTCGCGCCGAACGTCAGCGCGGTCGAGATGAAGATCCAACGCCCGAAGCCGAAGAGCTGGCGTGCGGCCTCCTTGTCCCAGCCGAAGCGGTCGAAGCGATCCCGCATCAGGAAATGCGTGACGATTGCATCGAAGAAGGTGCCGACGATCACCGGAGCGATCAGGGCGTAGACGCTTGGGAACTTCCACG
Above is a genomic segment from Planctomycetota bacterium containing:
- a CDS encoding 5'-nucleotidase C-terminal domain-containing protein, which translates into the protein MHSRSKLAAAAALAVAGLTASASAQYSLTVLHNNDGESSVLGDANRGNVAQFKTIVDETRSFYQGVGHGVVTLYAGDSIIPSPEFQASVNDGVFYDALALNAIGYDAAAIGNHEFDAGPKTFANFLDATTVPYLSANLDFSGETALAGRSDIGASTIVNVATAAGNKSVGIIGASTENLPFITSTGGVQVNPVAAAVNAEIAALQAQNVDNIVLVSHLQGIGTDLALLPQLNAGIDLVIAGGGDEILANLGAPSPTTVYGPTAPISVADTGLLGGDSVDQSAYPNLTAMDAGGNMVPVVAGGPNYGYLGRVTLDFDANGDLLGVDASSNPQINDGTAVADAGLLASVVNPVDSFVAGLESTVIATSSQFLAGNGDRDVIRAEEAGLGNLVADAYFAAAEANVGSFNLPVPDLAVVNGGGIRDDIGTPTGVGPFDVSLATTFDVSPFGNIVSIVEGVTADDLKLIFENAYSRTVDTDPGPGVEADRFGGDGTGRFLHVSEGVEVVYDITAQPLEVDDLDVDGDGVLREDGARIVSLIVNGTVVVQDGVVVSTETFDIATADFLANGGDQIFNSGAFSYLSQDYTFTRVGISDQQGLQAYIEALAMGDNTFDLASDARYDAFADGRIIAIPEPATAGVLAIAGLVGLRRRR
- a CDS encoding oligosaccharide flippase family protein; protein product: MPQRSQHLADTTVDAWQHATGLLVPTLAYESPDDVAAEREEQHRSTDLRKQAVSGGAWTIGSYLLLNVQRFVINLIVARLLVPEDFGLAALLNVVLAGLNLFSDVGIGPALIQNKRGEDERFLRTAFTIQAGRGVLLFLGGCALGYPLSLFYGEPRLVYLIPLVASTGLIDGFRSTSYFRLQRHMQIRTLTLLEVGRAAVSAVVMLVWAWKFPSVYALIAPVIVGTFFDAIVTHFLMRDRFDRFGWDKEAARQLFGFGRWIFISTALTFGASSLDRLVLPKLVTLDDVGVYQIALMLATLPTIALLSLSQRVVFPALSRVAAGIDPASPSPESRESFTNAFMRVRRIVLTLGGFAAAGMFAAGPALVRVAYPADYAEAGMIVQWLAIAGWFHLLEAANGSAMLAQGQPRWTAFSTGAKVVLLFIGVPLAAGPLGYGLVGAAVAIAIADVGRYGASLVGSARLPVAVSPFRMDAGFALLAAVSGFGTFALTTTLFESDGIRFLVGSGIVCVLWALPARKVLKDIRS